A region of Spiroplasma endosymbiont of Crioceris asparagi DNA encodes the following proteins:
- the rsmI gene encoding 16S rRNA (cytidine(1402)-2'-O)-methyltransferase, with protein sequence MLQVQKSFNNKNSTIYFVTTPIGNLNEFNFRAINILKEVGAIFCEDTRTSKKLLDKFDIHNKTFAFHKFNELQMLNTLKQYIEKNQSIAIISDAGVPGFSDPGLKTIEQLLYKDNIEVNIVTVGAGSALNYALISAGIYFHNFIFLGFLERKKTKIQEEFLKYKNAINNQEDILFTFYESVHRIKDTIDLLKTVFTEDSLVAICREITKLNEEIIRGNLTEVSEFVGSKNFVDKGEFVVVVKPKWITKTIEDMNEIFALIDELVKKGFKLNESVKEVASNNNLDKKTLYKMYINSK encoded by the coding sequence ATGTTACAAGTGCAAAAATCATTTAATAATAAAAATTCTACAATTTATTTTGTCACAACACCAATTGGTAATTTAAATGAATTTAATTTTAGAGCAATAAATATTTTAAAAGAAGTTGGTGCAATCTTTTGTGAAGATACAAGAACATCTAAAAAATTACTTGATAAATTTGATATTCACAACAAAACATTTGCGTTTCATAAATTTAATGAACTACAAATGTTAAATACCTTAAAACAATATATTGAAAAAAATCAATCAATTGCAATTATTAGTGATGCAGGTGTTCCGGGTTTTTCAGATCCGGGTTTAAAAACAATTGAACAACTTTTATATAAAGATAATATAGAAGTAAACATAGTTACTGTGGGAGCTGGAAGTGCACTAAACTACGCCTTAATTTCTGCAGGTATTTATTTTCATAATTTTATTTTTTTGGGTTTTTTAGAAAGAAAAAAAACCAAGATTCAAGAAGAATTTTTAAAATATAAAAACGCAATTAATAATCAAGAAGATATATTATTTACTTTTTATGAATCTGTTCATCGCATTAAAGATACAATAGATTTATTAAAAACAGTTTTTACAGAAGATTCTTTAGTTGCGATTTGTAGAGAAATTACAAAATTAAATGAAGAAATAATTAGAGGAAATTTAACTGAAGTTAGTGAATTTGTTGGTTCGAAAAATTTTGTTGACAAAGGAGAATTTGTAGTTGTTGTAAAACCAAAATGAATTACAAAAACTATCGAAGATATGAATGAAATTTTTGCTTTAATAGATGAATTGGTAAAAAAAGGTTTTAAATTAAACGAATCAGTTAAGGAAGTTGCTTCAAATAACAATTTAGACAAAAAAACATTATATAAAATGTATATTAATTCTAAATAA
- the uvrC gene encoding excinuclease ABC subunit UvrC, whose product MINLKNIPQKPGCYLYFNKDNVVIYVGKAKNLKKRVSSYFIKSQNFKTEKLISEIEKVETIITNNEKESLLLEQNLIKKYSPRFNVLLNDDKRYPYIAITNEKDPKYVYIRKNNHKYKNVFGPFPSGSNARQILETLETLIPLRRCKGNLGKPCLYFQIDECSGACFKDVSEDYYKEQIKKIKNFFKGDTEFVKKRLFEKISVSANNLQFEQAKRYKEILDHIDFLVGTQNVELQEKINRHVINFYQDENNICISVLFYLNGKLSFKEQEIFPNNFQSLEETLESFIFQFYEKNTQPDLLNLPEQFNNLYVLEELKLKFDNKTKISKKLLDLCKENSKEFLYSKKTINDSYDVLLDMQKSFDLNKYPNHIEVFDIANIGKEFVTGGVVVFKNGKPIKNEFRAYKIEIEQGDDFHRMQNVIYRRYQKSLMEKRILPDLIIVDGGKIQFNAAMSQLNELNLNINVIGLVKNNKHKTEKGINYLGHEVDIKKNKRLFNFLAAMQERVHEYTISVFRFKKESAIKKDMLYEVKGLGPKQILKIRNKFPDNNSLFSANIDLIKEMITNKNTLDNLIEFIKRNK is encoded by the coding sequence ATGATTAATCTAAAAAACATTCCCCAAAAACCAGGTTGTTATTTATATTTTAATAAAGACAATGTGGTAATTTATGTTGGTAAAGCTAAAAATTTAAAAAAAAGAGTTTCATCTTATTTTATAAAATCACAAAATTTTAAAACTGAAAAATTAATAAGTGAAATTGAAAAAGTTGAAACAATTATTACCAACAATGAAAAGGAATCATTACTTTTAGAACAAAACTTAATCAAAAAATATTCTCCAAGATTTAATGTTTTATTAAATGATGATAAACGATATCCATATATTGCCATCACAAATGAAAAAGATCCCAAATATGTATATATTAGAAAAAATAATCATAAGTATAAAAATGTTTTTGGACCATTTCCTAGTGGAAGCAATGCTAGACAAATATTAGAAACCCTAGAAACACTTATTCCCTTAAGGAGATGCAAAGGTAATTTGGGAAAACCATGTCTTTATTTTCAAATTGATGAATGTTCTGGAGCTTGCTTTAAAGATGTTTCTGAAGATTATTACAAAGAACAAATTAAAAAAATTAAAAATTTTTTTAAAGGTGATACAGAATTTGTTAAAAAAAGATTGTTTGAAAAAATCTCTGTTTCTGCAAATAATCTTCAATTTGAACAAGCAAAAAGGTATAAAGAAATTTTAGATCATATTGATTTTCTAGTTGGAACACAAAATGTTGAACTACAAGAAAAAATCAACCGCCATGTTATTAATTTTTATCAAGATGAAAACAATATTTGTATTTCTGTTTTATTTTACTTAAATGGTAAATTGTCATTTAAAGAACAAGAAATTTTTCCTAACAATTTTCAAAGTTTAGAAGAAACTCTCGAATCATTTATTTTTCAATTTTATGAAAAAAATACGCAACCAGATCTTTTGAATCTTCCTGAGCAATTTAATAACTTGTATGTTCTTGAAGAGTTAAAATTAAAATTTGATAATAAAACAAAAATTTCAAAAAAACTTTTGGATTTATGTAAAGAAAATTCTAAAGAATTTTTATATTCTAAAAAAACTATCAATGATTCTTATGATGTATTATTAGATATGCAAAAATCATTTGATTTAAATAAATACCCAAATCATATCGAAGTATTTGATATTGCTAATATTGGTAAAGAATTTGTGACGGGCGGAGTTGTTGTTTTTAAAAATGGAAAGCCAATTAAAAATGAATTTAGAGCTTATAAAATTGAAATTGAACAAGGTGATGACTTTCATAGAATGCAAAATGTAATTTATCGAAGATATCAAAAATCATTAATGGAGAAAAGAATATTGCCAGATTTAATAATTGTAGATGGCGGTAAAATTCAATTTAATGCCGCAATGTCACAATTAAATGAATTGAATTTAAATATTAATGTAATTGGACTTGTTAAAAATAACAAACACAAAACCGAAAAAGGAATAAATTATTTAGGACATGAAGTAGACATTAAAAAGAATAAAAGACTATTTAATTTTCTTGCCGCAATGCAAGAAAGAGTTCATGAATATACAATAAGTGTTTTTAGATTCAAAAAAGAGTCAGCTATCAAAAAAGATATGTTGTATGAAGTTAAAGGTTTGGGTCCAAAACAAATTTTAAAAATAAGAAATAAATTTCCTGATAATAATTCACTTTTTAGTGCTAATATTGATTTGATTAAAGAAATGATTACCAATAAGAATACACTAGATAATTTAATTGAATTTATTAAAAGGAATAAATAA
- a CDS encoding bacteriocin — protein MTKLTDNELEKIEGGAITGAFFDGIAKVIEAPFSGLINLIGAINTTILSGKEHDHSTDMSYKIGNASFSTKHGDGHSHMTQSQIDHMYSNNSSII, from the coding sequence ATGACAAAACTAACCGACAATGAATTAGAAAAAATTGAAGGTGGTGCAATAACTGGAGCCTTTTTTGATGGAATAGCTAAAGTTATTGAGGCACCATTTAGCGGTTTAATAAATTTAATTGGTGCAATTAACACAACAATTTTATCTGGAAAAGAACATGACCATTCAACTGACATGTCTTATAAAATTGGTAATGCATCATTTAGTACAAAACATGGTGATGGACATTCACATATGACACAGTCACAAATTGATCATATGTATTCAAATAATTCTTCAATTATTTAA
- a CDS encoding MATE family efflux transporter, with amino-acid sequence MFGENKNIEIKKFAKIDQPFWRVNNKKAILTMAIPIFIQMLFSVFVAQINQIAMNYYDRGYYSDAVNKAIVCYFTLQFVPTLIASGTLIVMGNLIGQGRKKELSEVLKTGLVLNFFIVLFIFAFTQIFSENIINLLSPKADVDISAEEKKELMNISINYYRILNVQFLMLSIIQVFVAGLQALKKSIYVTIGSIISGFLNLVLILGMLFIFDLGPVWSATSLILTSVFLLLYMGYFCIKFIDFSTSKFFAFNPKFAKDTLKMGLPITMEMGTWFLFSFVTSMTISKLGDADVISNGVGKKETHYTWLVFHRNITSIQQYSSAFTSAMGTVTSVFVSRKIGEDDKEGAYREGINCWKLAIYASVISGIVMFMLTYPIMLAFNVPSNIILKWGFVLFGVLLIKLLFDTVNMTILRALWSSNDLWFPITLSLFTMGIGMVVGPLILLQFVSNTTNGTNNGIFLLLIYSCNLCDPLIRSLVYQRRWRKGTWQKYAKKI; translated from the coding sequence ATGTTTGGAGAAAATAAGAATATAGAAATTAAAAAGTTTGCAAAAATAGATCAACCATTTTGGAGAGTCAATAATAAAAAAGCAATTTTAACGATGGCAATACCAATATTTATTCAAATGTTGTTTTCAGTATTTGTTGCTCAAATTAATCAAATTGCAATGAATTATTATGATAGGGGATATTATAGCGATGCAGTTAATAAAGCAATTGTTTGTTATTTTACATTGCAATTTGTGCCAACTTTAATTGCATCTGGAACACTAATAGTTATGGGAAACCTAATTGGACAAGGTAGAAAAAAAGAATTGTCAGAAGTTCTTAAAACAGGATTAGTTCTTAACTTTTTTATAGTTTTATTTATCTTTGCATTTACACAAATATTTTCTGAAAATATTATCAATTTATTAAGTCCAAAAGCAGATGTTGATATTAGTGCCGAAGAAAAAAAAGAGTTAATGAATATTTCTATTAATTATTATAGAATTTTAAATGTGCAGTTCTTAATGCTCTCAATTATTCAAGTGTTTGTAGCTGGTTTACAAGCTTTGAAAAAATCAATTTATGTAACAATTGGATCAATAATTTCTGGATTTTTAAATTTAGTATTAATTTTAGGAATGTTATTTATCTTTGATTTAGGCCCTGTTTGAAGTGCCACCTCTTTGATATTAACCAGTGTTTTTTTACTTTTATATATGGGTTATTTTTGTATAAAGTTTATTGATTTTTCTACTTCTAAGTTTTTTGCGTTTAATCCTAAATTTGCAAAAGATACTTTAAAAATGGGATTACCAATAACAATGGAAATGGGAACATGATTTTTATTTAGTTTTGTTACTTCTATGACAATTTCAAAATTAGGAGATGCAGATGTAATTTCCAATGGTGTGGGAAAAAAAGAAACACATTATACTTGGTTAGTATTTCATAGAAATATAACATCAATTCAACAATACTCAAGTGCTTTTACTTCGGCAATGGGAACGGTAACCTCTGTTTTTGTTTCAAGAAAAATTGGTGAAGATGACAAAGAGGGAGCATATAGAGAGGGAATAAATTGCTGAAAATTAGCAATTTATGCTTCAGTAATTTCTGGGATAGTTATGTTTATGTTAACTTATCCAATTATGTTAGCATTTAATGTCCCAAGCAACATTATTTTAAAATGGGGATTTGTTTTATTTGGTGTACTATTAATTAAATTATTATTTGATACAGTTAATATGACAATATTAAGAGCATTGTGAAGCTCAAATGACTTATGATTCCCAATAACACTTTCTTTATTCACCATGGGGATTGGAATGGTTGTGGGACCATTAATACTACTTCAATTTGTGTCAAACACTACAAATGGAACTAATAATGGAATATTTTTATTATTAATTTATTCATGTAATTTATGTGATCCACTTATTCGTTCACTAGTTTATCAAAGAAGATGAAGAAAGGGGACTTGACAAAAATATGCCAAAAAAATTTAA
- the greA gene encoding transcription elongation factor GreA, whose product MNAKDIVLTSEGYKKIKEELENLINVIRPQVIEELVEARSQGDLSENADYDAVRNRQAEVEARIKELETLVMKAKIVDSKSSGKKEVKVGSTVTVSNSLTKQNMTFKVVSPIEADPFNSKISYESPIAEALIGKGVGEKARIKNIKKPYDVEIISIK is encoded by the coding sequence ATGAATGCAAAAGATATTGTTTTAACAAGCGAAGGTTATAAAAAAATTAAAGAAGAATTAGAAAATTTAATCAATGTTATAAGACCACAAGTTATTGAAGAACTTGTTGAAGCACGTTCACAGGGAGACTTGTCAGAAAATGCAGATTATGATGCGGTTAGAAATCGTCAAGCAGAAGTAGAAGCAAGAATTAAAGAACTTGAAACTTTAGTAATGAAAGCAAAAATTGTTGATTCTAAAAGTTCGGGTAAAAAAGAAGTTAAAGTTGGAAGTACAGTTACAGTATCAAATAGTTTAACAAAACAAAATATGACTTTTAAAGTTGTGAGTCCTATTGAAGCTGATCCTTTCAATTCTAAAATTTCTTATGAATCACCAATTGCTGAAGCTTTAATTGGTAAAGGTGTTGGCGAAAAAGCTAGAATTAAAAATATTAAAAAACCATATGATGTTGAAATTATTTCTATAAAATAA
- the thyA gene encoding thymidylate synthase: MKQYLNILKEILKENNNKEDRTKVGTISKFGVQQRYDLRKGFPLLTTKKVYFKAILVELLWFIRGNTNIKYLVDNNVNIWNEWPYQNFTKSKDYKNETLAEFVEKIKNDVSFAKKYGDLGPVYGKQWRDFNGVDQFKKLIENLKKDPNSRRHIVSAWNPNEVDKMLLPPCHTLFQLYVAEDKYLDLQMYQRSADMFLGAPFNIASYSLLLILIAREVNLIPRYFIHTIGDAHIYKNHIEQVKCQIQRKPYKLSNIEITSNKNIFEIDHEDIILKNYKHHSKIVAPIAV; this comes from the coding sequence ATGAAACAATATTTAAACATTTTAAAAGAAATTTTAAAAGAAAATAATAATAAAGAAGATAGAACTAAGGTTGGAACTATCTCAAAATTTGGTGTGCAACAAAGATATGATTTAAGAAAGGGTTTCCCATTATTAACAACAAAAAAAGTATATTTTAAGGCTATTTTGGTTGAATTATTATGGTTTATAAGAGGAAACACAAACATTAAATACCTTGTTGATAATAATGTAAATATATGAAACGAATGACCATATCAAAATTTTACAAAATCAAAAGATTACAAAAATGAAACACTTGCTGAGTTTGTTGAAAAAATTAAAAATGATGTAAGTTTTGCAAAAAAATATGGAGATTTAGGGCCAGTGTATGGTAAACAATGAAGAGATTTTAATGGTGTAGATCAATTTAAAAAATTAATTGAAAACTTAAAAAAAGATCCTAATTCAAGAAGGCATATAGTTTCTGCATGAAATCCAAATGAAGTGGATAAAATGTTGTTACCCCCATGTCACACTTTATTTCAATTATATGTTGCTGAAGATAAGTATTTAGACCTTCAAATGTATCAAAGAAGTGCTGATATGTTTTTGGGAGCGCCATTTAACATTGCCAGTTATTCTTTGCTTTTGATACTAATTGCAAGAGAGGTTAATTTAATCCCAAGATATTTTATTCACACAATTGGAGATGCACATATTTACAAAAATCACATAGAGCAAGTAAAATGTCAAATTCAAAGAAAACCATATAAATTATCAAATATAGAAATAACTTCAAACAAAAATATTTTTGAAATTGATCACGAAGATATAATATTAAAAAACTACAAACATCATAGCAAAATTGTGGCACCAATTGCTGTTTAA
- the rpmA gene encoding 50S ribosomal protein L27 — translation MKFLLGLQYFASKKGTGSTRNGRDSESKRLGAKKADGEFANAGSIIFRQRGTKIHPGINVGRGGDDTLFALKSGVVKYQRFGKDKTRVTVIEQK, via the coding sequence ATGAAATTTTTATTAGGGTTACAATATTTTGCCTCTAAAAAAGGAACTGGTTCTACAAGAAATGGTAGAGACTCAGAATCAAAAAGATTAGGTGCTAAAAAAGCTGATGGAGAATTTGCAAATGCAGGTTCAATCATTTTTAGACAAAGAGGAACAAAAATTCATCCAGGAATTAATGTTGGAAGAGGTGGAGATGACACTTTATTCGCATTAAAATCAGGGGTTGTTAAATACCAAAGATTTGGAAAAGATAAAACAAGAGTAACAGTTATTGAACAAAAATAG
- the rpsB gene encoding 30S ribosomal protein S2, which produces MPKSLTRDDLYEASAQYGHNTRNWNPKMKPYIYGTKNKVHIIDLQKTVSILEEVGKFMTEIGKSKEKIIFVGTKKAAQAAVKEAAQRTQNFFVDVRWLGGSLTNMRTISLRFKALWNIENEEKTGKINLRPKKEQILIRKEKEKLERIIGGIRYMHKLPAAIFVADPIHDEIAVKEARVLKIPVIAICDTNVNPDLVDFVIPANDDVSESINIIVNYLAECYAVGADMKLSPSQLRTITPKKEETENKYENKYNSERRQFTDNKRTEYKRTEAKTVDTKTSDKKSTEEKLGDK; this is translated from the coding sequence ATGCCAAAATCACTAACAAGAGATGATCTATATGAAGCAAGTGCTCAGTATGGTCACAACACAAGAAATTGAAATCCAAAAATGAAACCATACATTTATGGAACAAAAAACAAAGTACATATTATCGATTTACAAAAAACAGTTTCTATATTAGAAGAAGTTGGAAAATTCATGACTGAAATTGGTAAGTCAAAAGAAAAAATTATTTTTGTAGGAACAAAAAAAGCAGCTCAAGCAGCAGTTAAGGAAGCAGCTCAAAGAACACAAAACTTTTTTGTTGATGTTCGTTGATTGGGTGGATCACTTACAAACATGAGAACTATTTCATTAAGATTCAAAGCTTTATGAAATATTGAAAATGAAGAAAAAACAGGAAAAATTAATTTAAGACCTAAAAAAGAACAAATTTTAATTAGAAAAGAAAAAGAAAAATTAGAAAGAATTATTGGTGGAATTAGATATATGCACAAATTGCCAGCAGCAATTTTTGTAGCAGATCCAATTCATGATGAAATTGCCGTTAAAGAAGCTAGAGTTTTAAAAATTCCAGTTATTGCAATTTGTGATACAAACGTAAACCCAGACTTGGTGGACTTTGTAATTCCTGCAAATGATGATGTTTCAGAATCAATCAACATTATTGTTAATTATTTAGCTGAATGTTATGCAGTTGGTGCAGATATGAAATTATCACCATCTCAATTAAGAACAATAACACCTAAAAAAGAAGAAACTGAAAATAAATACGAAAACAAATACAATTCAGAACGTAGACAATTTACAGATAACAAACGTACAGAATATAAACGTACAGAAGCAAAAACTGTTGATACAAAAACTTCTGATAAAAAAAGTACAGAAGAAAAACTAGGAGATAAATAA
- a CDS encoding ribosomal-processing cysteine protease Prp gives MIKALIKSDNNKIKSIVVNGHANYANSGKDIVCAGVTAIMVGALNAIDILYNDQATLNVLENEIQIIVKSDSNELQKTLEFVKIQLKTIFEQYPTYFELKEI, from the coding sequence ATGATAAAAGCACTTATTAAAAGTGATAATAATAAAATTAAAAGTATTGTGGTAAATGGACATGCAAATTATGCCAATAGTGGTAAAGATATTGTTTGTGCAGGGGTTACTGCAATAATGGTTGGAGCATTAAATGCAATTGATATTTTGTATAATGATCAAGCAACATTAAATGTTTTAGAAAATGAAATTCAAATTATTGTTAAAAGTGATTCAAATGAATTGCAAAAAACACTGGAATTTGTCAAAATACAATTGAAAACAATTTTTGAACAATATCCAACATATTTTGAATTAAAGGAGATATAA
- a CDS encoding dihydrofolate reductase — MIILIWAESKNKVIGRDNFLPWNIKAEMEHFQNVTKNKTVLMGRKTWESLKIKPLPNRENIVLSKTMKNNQAFQNLKIINNLDEIIDFKNSNQELFIIGGLSVYQSTLDLADKLIISEINQEYEGDVFAPKVDFEKFILLEEKQYDGFCVKTYLRKNKLD, encoded by the coding sequence ATGATTATTTTAATATGGGCAGAATCTAAAAACAAAGTTATTGGTAGGGATAATTTTTTACCATGAAATATTAAGGCTGAAATGGAACATTTTCAAAATGTAACAAAAAATAAAACTGTGTTAATGGGAAGAAAAACTTGAGAGTCTTTAAAAATTAAACCTTTACCAAATCGTGAAAACATTGTTTTGTCTAAAACAATGAAAAATAATCAAGCTTTTCAAAATCTAAAAATTATTAATAATCTAGATGAAATTATTGATTTTAAAAACAGTAATCAAGAATTATTTATAATTGGTGGTTTAAGTGTTTATCAAAGCACACTTGATTTAGCCGATAAATTAATTATTAGTGAAATTAATCAAGAATATGAGGGTGATGTGTTTGCACCTAAAGTTGATTTTGAAAAATTTATTTTATTAGAAGAAAAACAATATGATGGATTTTGTGTCAAAACATATTTAAGAAAAAATAAACTAGATTAA
- the tsf gene encoding translation elongation factor Ts: protein MGATPQLIKKLREITSAGMMDCKKALDATNGNIDEAVVWLRENGLVKAAKKADRVAAEGVTCAKSNSKKAIIFEVNSETDFVSKNQNFLDLIDEIADALLKNDFKNREEALKIQLKSKQTIEEACIAATATIGEKIEFRRVEFVDLAKKQIISTYNHSNKRISVLVEFEGSISKDDAYNIAMHIAAMSPKYLSVNDVPQSFKDSEMHIIKETTDVTGKPENIAKNILNGKLNKKISEIVLLEQAFVMDEKLKIKQFLESKKTNLISMKRFEVGEGIEKVVTDFAAEVAAQLKG, encoded by the coding sequence ATGGGAGCAACACCACAATTAATTAAAAAATTAAGAGAAATCACTAGCGCTGGAATGATGGATTGTAAAAAAGCATTAGATGCAACAAATGGAAACATTGATGAAGCAGTTGTTTGATTAAGAGAAAATGGTTTAGTTAAAGCTGCAAAAAAAGCTGACAGAGTAGCTGCTGAAGGAGTTACTTGTGCTAAATCAAATTCTAAAAAAGCAATTATATTTGAAGTTAATTCAGAAACAGATTTTGTTTCAAAAAATCAAAACTTTTTAGATTTAATTGATGAAATTGCAGACGCTTTATTAAAAAATGATTTTAAAAATCGTGAAGAAGCTTTAAAAATTCAATTAAAAAGTAAACAAACAATTGAAGAAGCTTGTATTGCTGCAACTGCTACAATAGGTGAAAAAATTGAATTTAGAAGAGTTGAATTTGTTGACTTAGCAAAAAAACAAATAATTTCAACATATAATCACTCTAACAAAAGAATTTCAGTATTAGTTGAATTTGAAGGATCAATTTCAAAAGATGATGCTTATAATATTGCAATGCATATTGCTGCAATGTCACCTAAATACTTATCTGTAAATGATGTACCACAATCATTCAAAGATTCTGAAATGCATATAATTAAAGAAACAACTGATGTTACAGGAAAACCAGAAAATATTGCCAAAAATATTTTAAATGGAAAATTAAACAAAAAAATTTCAGAAATTGTTTTACTAGAACAAGCATTTGTAATGGATGAAAAATTAAAAATTAAACAATTTTTAGAATCTAAAAAAACAAACTTAATTTCTATGAAAAGATTTGAAGTTGGTGAAGGAATAGAAAAAGTTGTTACTGATTTTGCAGCTGAAGTTGCTGCGCAATTAAAAGGTTAG